GCTCGGCGGCGGGCTCGAAAGTGACGGCGAGAAGCTCCAAAATCGCATCAGGCCTGTCGCGGGCGATTTTGAGCTGGCGGACCCGCCGCACCCCGTCGAAATGGACGCCCGAGTGGCAACGCTCGCGTCTGCCCTGCTCGGCGGCGGCCCAATCATAGCGGCAGCCGACGAAGGCGAAACGGCTCTGCTCGGGCAGAAAGGCGATATCACCGACCCGCACCAGAGCGTCCTGGAGCAGAGCGGAGAGGCAAGAGAGATCCTCGGCGTCCATTGCCTGGAGCCTCAGACCATCGGACTGTGGCGACGACGAGCGCTTGAACATGGAGCGGGCCTCCTGTTCGAGCATATGGCGAGCGCCTTTTCGCTGTGCAACCGCGCCGCTGAGGCGATGGCGCACGCCGAGTGAAAATTTGCCGCGTGGTTTCAAAAGAGTGAGCCCTGGTCGCCGCCGCCCTTGTCTTTCCCGCGCTTCGGCCGTGCGGCAGGGGCCGGAGCGGGTGACGCGCCGCCGGATTCCGCCTGCGCGGCGATATGGCCGTCGGAAAATTGCACATCCAGCCTTTGGCCCGGCGTGACATCGGCCGCCTGCCGCAGCAGCGCGCCGGTCTCGTCGCGCACCAGAGCGAAGCCGCGCGCCAGCACCTGCTCATAGCCGAGCGTCTTGCGCAGCTGATCGAGCCTATCGAGCCGCGCCTGCCGCTCATCGAGAATGCGGATGTAGGCCGAGCGCAGGCGCTGCTCGGCATTGTCGAGCCGCCTCTGCGCGCTCTCCGCCTCGCGGAGGGCCAGAGAGCGCCGCGCGACGAGGCCCTGGCGCAGCCTCGCCTGCAGGCCCTTCAGCCGCTCGGAGGCGCGCGCCAGCTCCGCCTGCGGCGAATGGCGGGCGAGCACCTGGGAGACGCGGGAGAGCGTGAGCCGCCTGCCATCCAGCGCGCGTCGCAAATTGCCGCGCAGCCGCTCGCCGGCGCGATCGGCGCGTTGGGCGGGCACCAGCAGCAATTGCGCGCCCGCGGGCAGCACGCGCTGCAACGAGGCGAGCTGCCGCCGATTGGCGTCCAAAAGCCGCCGTTCCGCCCCCGCGAGGCGCCGGGCGAGCGTCGCCGTATGCTCCACCAGCTCGGCGCGCACGGGCACGCATTTTTCTGCGGCGCCTGTGGGAGTGGGCGCGCGCAGATCGGCGGCGAAATCGATGAGCGTGGTGTCGGTCTCATGGCCGATGGCCGAGACCAGCGGAATGGCGCTCGCCGCCGCCGCGCGCACCACGATCTCCTCATTGAAGCCGAACAAATCCTCGAGCGAGCCGCCGCCGCGCGCGACGATCAGCACATCCGGCCGAGGAATAGGCCCGCCCGCGGGCAGGGCGTTGAAGCCGTCGATGGCGGCGGCCACTTCCGTGGCGCAGGTCTCCCCCTGCACGCGAACCGGCCATACCAGCACGCGGCGCGGGAAACGATCGAGCAGCCGATGCAATATGTCGCGAATCACGGCGCCGGTCGGCGAGGTGACGACGCCCACGACGAGGGGCAGAAAGGGCAGGGGCTTTTTGCGCTCGGCGTCGAAGAGCCCCTCGGCGGCGAGGCGCTTGCGCCGCTCGTCGAGCAAAGCCATCAGCGCGCCGGCGCCGGCCGGCTCCAGCGTCTCGATGACGATCTGATAGGAGGATTTGCCCGGAAAGGTGCTGATCTTGCCGGTGGCGACGACTTCCAGCCCCTCCTGCGGCTTCACGCGCAGGCGCAGGAAGGTCATCTTCCAGATCACGGCGTCGAGACGGGCGTTCTGGTCCTTGAGGCTGAAATAGACATGGCCGGAGGAATGCGGCCCGCGATAATTGGTGATCTCGCCGCGCACCCGCACATGGCCGAAGCGATCCTCCACCGTGCGTTTGAGCGCATTGGCGAGCTCGGAGACGGAGAGCTCCGGCACATTGGGCCCGGCGACGATCGGCGGGGCGGGATCGTCGCCCTCGGGGGCGGGGGATTTGGCGGGACGCTTGGCCATACGGGAGATATGGCCGATTTTGCGGCTTCCCGCGAGGGGGGCTGGCCGGCGGCGGCCGAACCGTCACCGGAATTTTTCGGCGATCGCCAGCTCCACGGCTATCGTCTCGCGAGAGCTTCGACTCTGGAAAGGTGGCTCATCCCTTCATGAGATCGGCATATATGTTTCCGAGCACGGGATCGCGATCGTCGAGCGGTCGGTGATCTGCTTCGGCATAGGGTGAAACGCTCGTGTTTTTCTTCGTGAACACGACCTCCTTATAGCCGACCGTTTTCGCGACCTCGGCGAGAGATGCGTGCGAGAAGATGGAGAGATGCCCCCATTGCCTCTCGCCGGTATAGACGCCTTCCAATCCGCGCGAAAAATCGGACCTC
This genomic window from Methylosinus sp. H3A contains:
- a CDS encoding DUF2948 family protein; translated protein: MFKRSSSPQSDGLRLQAMDAEDLSCLSALLQDALVRVGDIAFLPEQSRFAFVGCRYDWAAAEQGRRERCHSGVHFDGVRRVRQLKIARDRPDAILELLAVTFEPAAEPPGGVVTLIFAGGAAISLDVECVEARLQDLGPRWAAKACPSHELDEDGEARS
- the xseA gene encoding exodeoxyribonuclease VII large subunit, which translates into the protein MAKRPAKSPAPEGDDPAPPIVAGPNVPELSVSELANALKRTVEDRFGHVRVRGEITNYRGPHSSGHVYFSLKDQNARLDAVIWKMTFLRLRVKPQEGLEVVATGKISTFPGKSSYQIVIETLEPAGAGALMALLDERRKRLAAEGLFDAERKKPLPFLPLVVGVVTSPTGAVIRDILHRLLDRFPRRVLVWPVRVQGETCATEVAAAIDGFNALPAGGPIPRPDVLIVARGGGSLEDLFGFNEEIVVRAAAASAIPLVSAIGHETDTTLIDFAADLRAPTPTGAAEKCVPVRAELVEHTATLARRLAGAERRLLDANRRQLASLQRVLPAGAQLLLVPAQRADRAGERLRGNLRRALDGRRLTLSRVSQVLARHSPQAELARASERLKGLQARLRQGLVARRSLALREAESAQRRLDNAEQRLRSAYIRILDERQARLDRLDQLRKTLGYEQVLARGFALVRDETGALLRQAADVTPGQRLDVQFSDGHIAAQAESGGASPAPAPAARPKRGKDKGGGDQGSLF